The sequence below is a genomic window from Harmonia axyridis chromosome 1, icHarAxyr1.1, whole genome shotgun sequence.
tctcgaaaacggtaagacttttataatgggaattttgtcatagcaggtgggttatccttcgatctacattctccctaggtttgacgtggtctttacgggataCCCTGtataggatgttcctaaattggaggtacaaacgaaaatgacagtttCTTTGAATCATTTCAGGATAAACGAggataaatttgttttctagCTTCACTCCTGGGGCATAAACGTACCTCGGGAAAAATCTTGCATTTAATTCCCGAGGTGTATAATCTATACTATTTCACAACTCATtctataaatgaaaacaatattacTTTCAATCTTTTCCAAGGTGACTTCCAGGAATATCGGTTTCAAAACtccataaatcaaaaatttacgAACCTAACCTATAGTTACCTATTTTAAAACAATACTATGAAATTAGAAATCCTtgagtgaaaatttcatttcagtttACTTTTGAGATCGAAAACTTGTTCacgaatgaaatgaaataatttcaaaattatacagAATGTTTCATGACTAACTGTATAGGTGCATACTTCGAGTAAGAATTCTATTTGGATAGTCTAAATCAGtcttgaaaattattctttAGTTTATTCGTTCACGAAATACAGGgttgaaattaaattaaattaaaaaaaatcgaattatggaaattaaaaaattcgatATATCAGAAACTGTTTGCCATATTAtgtgtattgaaattttttgtataCAGGTGTtcccaaattagacgtgaaccttgaaggaggtgttagtgtCGCTCATTtactgtcgattgagccatatttattgataaccgaaaatcaacagtttcagAGATCTTGTGTTTCTttaaaaatttctcaccttacttcattttctgtcaattttttcttcgttgaccaaatttgaattgaattttggcAAAGcaaaaactatgctgtattagatgttgataATAAGaattaatttgatttgaaagttggtatattaagaaaagaatagtaaatttctcatataaatttgcctgcaactttagaattccacaatttatgtatgataaaattatttaaaaaggCATGAATATACAAAATACAAAGTTCCAGGTGGTATCTACGAATTTGGATATTCTCGATAACGTTTTGACGTCCTTCAATTCCGTAAATATTTttgtggaatttttcatttctaaatcacaaaaaaaaatccagaaaatTTTTTAGTTTGGTTTATTATAGGCAATCATGCATTAGATCGAGATTTGCCAATATTCAAGGACGAATCATTTTCACATAATCAATTAATCAAAACATGTAGAGGAGGTATCTTACCCGAATGAGATTAATATCATGATGTGGtacaattttgaataattcaaaagcaaCCATAATCTTCATAAAAATTCCCAACATAAACCGATTGAGATATTCGATTTTAAACCAGATAACTACTTACCTACCTACTTCAACCCATCTTCCATTTCCGGCGTATCTACCTACTATCTGAGAAGTTGAAGGTTTTTACTACACTTATCGGCAGTATCAAAAACTTTCTTGGAAATTTGAtacttgaatgaaaaaatgaggaaagtcaGGAGCACTCATCgattcatgcaccaattgcacCTTCgcatccttggagaccacataattaTATTGATGTGGTCTCAAGAGCGCAATTCTCACATAAAAAAACAGCGCTCAAAAACATTAGTACAATTACTTCAAGtcaatgtttcattttttttttcattatccaTGTTAATATTGAAGTCCAGTGAAACATAACTTATTCACACTTATTAAAGTGTGAACAAGTTATCGATTTTAATGAAtactaataaataaaataaatattgctTTATTGATGTTCGAAAATTTACATGTATTTCATATAACAGAAAACTTGGCCAATATTAGGCACAGTAACTCAATATTATGCTCTCCTACCTACATGAACattaaaaacatcaaaaaatcattaaaataaatCATCAATACATAGGGGAtcgagcaaaaaaaaattaggtgaAGCAATGAGAGCTTAGCAATTATAGAAAACGGAAAAAGTTTCTTACAGATGGATGGATTAATAAGTAGGAATTTGTTCAATTCTTTGTTGTAAATTTTATAGTTATTGATCTGTAGGGATCTCGTGTGGGTAGGgtgttgtaccgggtttttcaccataatttgaacccccctttaactttgttactaaaagaggtacaaaaaaatgtctttcacaaaagtttcacgaaatcgactagtgttttttaaaatgatttcacaaaacgaaatatatacagagtgggcaacatattgatcacaacttcattttttcaaatggaacaccctaaatatttttctatatttgactagctcttttttccctgatttcgaatatataacatatgtttggccgatctctcttattctgagtaccacagagtttcaaattttaagaaccacttgGCAtgcagtaatcagttttcaagtggtaggctgcgataactcaaaatgcccttttttgtgttatctcgttggcaacgatatgacatatagtcaaattgccaacgagataactcaaaaaggggcattttaagaaccacctggcatgctcagtaatcatcagttttcaagtggtaggctgcgataactcaaaatgaccttttttgagttatctcgttggcaacgatatgacatatagtctaATTGCCAACGAAATTAGTCAAAAAAgtgcattttgagttatcgcagcctaccacttgaaaactgattactgagcatgccaggtggttcttaaaatttgaaactctgtggtactcagaataagagagataggccaaacatatgttatatattcgaaataaggggaaaaagagctagtcaaatatagaaaaatatacagggtgttccatttgaaaaaatgaagttgcaatcaatatattgcccactctgtatatatttcgatttgtgaaatcattttaaaaaacattagtcgatttcgtgaaacttttgtaaaaaacattttttgtacctcttttagtaacaaagttgaagggggggtcaaattatggtgaaaaacccggtacattttcGGCAAATAGTAAAGCAAGAAATACTAATTCGCGTTTCTATTGAAAAGTGGTATATCTACATTTTCTAATTCATTTTCTCTGGTCTTATAATGGTGGGTTAGCGATGGAAATAGATGCTTTATCTGTGGAAAGTATATTAAGCAGCagtaatatataattattatgatattttgaacgATTTGCCATGTCCTTCGAAGAAGTAGAATATTACCTATATTGATTAGCTAGTGCGAAAAAACAAACCTTTGTTCTAGAGTGGAAGTGTAAAAAATGTGGTTTTCGCACTATAATTTTCATACGATTGTGAATAGTACAATAAaaacatagtataaggaaaggattccttatactatgatagtAAACAGTAAAAcagtattttttgtattttctgcgTTTCTATAGCAATGACATTTCGAAgccccaatttcattggtctttAACTGTGCAAAATCATTGGGCACAGTAAAATTTGAACTGAGAGAAATATTCTTTACAGATTCAGTATATTAATACATGATTTTTGCCCAAAACTTGAGGAATCTATTGTTTTAAATGCAATTAAATGATATTACAAAGGCGATATTTCATAGCAGTCatagaaaaattaataattgtGGTGTTTAATTTGCGGTTCTCAGTTCCTATACATTCCCAACATAGAACTGAAACACTAATTTTAGACTGATTATTTTATCGTTGACGATTCCTAAgttcatcaataaaaataatagtcTAAAAAGTAACGTTTCGAAAAAAGTTATCCTTTTCCAATCAATTTATTCCGAACAATTTATTGTACATTCCTCATTCTTAAATTCATTACCAGGTGTCGATGAAACCACAAGGAATATAcctatatattcaattttcttacCTTCGAAAACAAAATTAACTGAGGGGATATACCCACATTTTTATTATGATGAGTATAGTTAATCTCTTATTGTTGAAGCAGAATTTAATGCTCAGAAAATCAATCAAAACTGTGGTCAAGAtgcaaatgaaatataatttttcttctgACGATAACTGAATAGCGTAATTAACTGCTATTTATTTGTTTCTGTCCAACTGAATACAGATATTTGTATATACTACATATATTATCACAAATTCATCTCTTTTCCTTTCAATTATTTGCGGTTTTTAAGATAATATTGAATTCACATAAATTCCACATAAAATTTAAATTCACTCAAATGGCTTGCCTAACACTATATTGGTATGACTTTAACAATAAGGAAAATTTTATAGGAatatttttcatgcaaataAATGTAATGCGATAGGTTTGAATGCAAGAAATAGTTGCGACAGTCAAGAACTCAAtataaatggaatattttcatataaaatttgtatattaAGGTAACTGTGTAGGTATCTCTCGGTTCCGAACAACGtggattaaaaataattaatttcattgattcatttttcaattcggAGATTGAACTGATGGTCGAAATAAATATGTACTTAAGATAATACAAATAAAAGTGATTGTGAATCCTCACAGACCTCCCTCCCTTGGTTGCGCTATAGTGAAAGGAGtgcataaaatataaaaaaaaaccattaaaaaaatatcgataaaactaAAACTTAATCAATCAATTAAAACGCAAAGAGCGCTCCGATATCTTATAATGTGCTAAACTTCTGTTCTTTTGTTCAAGAAACCTGATCAATTTATGCACTTCTTCTTGAGGGGTATGTCATTATACTTTTTAACTATTCCACTCATCAACCCTTCATCTATTCAATTCATGCTTGAAAAAGCTCAATTTGTAAATAACgttcattttgttgaaaaaaaaactcatataGGTACTCATTCATTTCGATCTAGaatgtattgaaaaaacaaattaatgAATTCCATGTATAATATATCAAgtaataaagaaaaacaaattttgtcactGTGTAGACAATTTTCATTTAACGTAATTACTCATTTCATCATCGACCTTATCATTCAATACTGTTGACATtacacgaaagttttcatacaTGACGGATTTTAatgaaagaaagaaatatgaTGGGGAAACAAATGTTCGAATCTAAAGCTGAAATAATACTTTTCCTATTGAGTTCTGACAAGTATTGTTGTTTTAAAAATTATAAGGCTAGGTATCCCACATTTCCAGTCAAATCATTTCCTATTCCGATATGTCGCTAGTCGAGTTGAtatccatttttttattattactgAATGCACATTTTGCATTGAGTAGTTCGGATAAATTATCAGATGCTCTGAAAAACAATTCGATGACCGAGAATCCAAACAATAATTCATCAATGGATGCTGATAATATTTTACGAAAAGAGGCcagaaaattattgaatgaatgtGGAGTGGAGATAACCAGTGATGAGAACAGTTACTCCGATAGAAAGGAAAACAGTCgcacaaaaaaatcaaagaaccaAAACGCTAACAAACACAGTAACTTCCAAAATAATTCTGAATCTGATGAATCTAATGAGTCGAGAGAACAAAACTATCATAATGGCCATATAAACAGAAGAAAGCAAAACTTCAatggaaaatacaaaaaaaatgataacagAAATAaccacaataataataataaacaaaataatcgTAATTCCAACAATGAAGACAATAACGACGATGAGAATGATAGTAATGATAATGATGGATCAGAAGAAGATTATGATTCAAGTGACAAGAAATATAACAGGGAATATGACAATCATAACAATAGAAGGAATAACCACAGAGGAAATAATAACGAAGATGGAAATGATAACAATAAcgacaacaataataataaaagaaaaaacgAAAACAGTAGTAACCGAAATCGTTTTTTTGGTAGTAGCTCCAACTACAACTATAATGATAATAACAAAAACGATTACAATTCTAATGGAGGTTATGGAAACTATCACTCAAGTGGATACGATAGCAATAGAAATCAAGGCAGCTATGGCAGCAATGATGGTAACGACCCTAATTGCAACACTTATAACAGAAATAATAACTATGGTAGCTATGATTATAATAGTAGAGGTAATAATTTCAACATCTATACATTCACACATGGTCGTAATCTTTAATTTTGTCCTATTCCGGTTCTATGAGCAGTATCTTCTTTCACataaaggcggccactcacaAGGAtaccatgttcgagcgttcggataattttacagtcgggcagctcgggacacgaccgcacgactgtaaatcagagaatgaacttgactgcccgactggaatctcttggacgCCTGGCGTTCAAagtctcgaaaaaacgcttcgtgagtggcgggctttAGGTTTAGTGCTATCCTGGTCTAGAAATTCACCTCCTTAATCCGGTTTTGGGACCGGCAGTGGCAGTCACCAGGCTTCTCAGTCGACCTGAGAACAAACCACATGCGgagttgaaaaaattaatataatgtaACATGACAGACTTCTTTAAAGTTTTAAAATTAGGAGCAGGCATATATTCTCTTCAATACAGTACCTACCTACTTTTCGTCAGAAAATTCCACTATAGATGTAATCATAAAGACTTTTTAAATATCTTTATTCAATTTCTAATTCCAATATATTTACTGTTTTATCGGTTATTTATATGCATATGAATTTTCAAGGTAATGGTTATGACACGAGAGGTTTTGGAGGATATGCAAGAAGCCTCTCATCATACTtccataataatttcaaaaacaatgacGATATTGGAATTTTAAGATATAAAAGATCAGGCACCAATGAGGAACAGGTTTGAATTATCATCAACTTGTTGTCAATAATACTTAACAATAGTTTTTTAGTGCATTAGTCAATGTGTATTTGGTTATCTACAAATGGTGAGTTGTTTAGCTTTATGAAAGCAAATAAGTTAACTTTTCAAACATTTTCGAAATAAGAGTGAGAAAGATATCCACTCTTGAAACTTTAACAACTAAACTGAAGTAAGTTGAATAGAATATAGTACTTCATCTCCATATACAGTACTTTATCTCCAAACAGATCGTCGATGAAGATACATTTCTTACTTACCCGTAACCTATGCAACCTAACGTTAAATTACCTATCAGGGCCGACGCGAACAATTTTGACTCGGTGATAATTctccatttttgatttctctttattttttcggacattttcacctgcaataaattcctggagtccttcgacgccgatgaacaatgcgtaagtaatatatctgattctcacattcacaatcgatcacatacgatcgatgaaagattacctatcacaccacaagatacaaagggcggtaaggcatgcaaatcttctaaaactaaatgggattaaaaacatatgttccgctgaaaacatttagcatatatcagtaactagtttcgaattcagaatcgtaggaattttccatattatattgaatgtgcAAACAACTTCcgcgtaattcgaagtgttgtttttcgtgaaatacattccatcccttattcaattagggtaataggcaatgctgcttatattgttTGGGTTGCCATgatgccatgtgttatttattgaacaggtggcttagtaaagacggtttggagatttttattgcagggaatgttgataaatgaAGCAAAACGGACCAACCTCattttgtttttaagaatcaagactatatttttcagaaatatgaaagggagccacaaactgggctaaattgctcCCCATCAAAAAGAGgtgcctgaaacagtcgcttcactaaTTCATCCCTAACGCCGGCCCGGTTACCTAGGATATGCCactaaatttattcaaaaagtttgttaatctcttttttttcgaatgcCCTTAGGTCGGGGAATCTTAAAACTATTGAGAATGGGTACACGCGGGCTTTTCATCAATGACACATGAAACATTTAATTTAGATTATTTGCTTTAGAGAACAAATCTAATACTTCTCAAAGTACATTCAGagtattcttcaaaatttcagcTTGACGACGATAGGTTTCCATCTGAAACATTAGTCATCAAATGGCTCCAAGAACGCCTACAAAATGATATGAAAAGGATTAAAACTTTGAGAGAAGCTAGGAAATGTTTCGGCAAACTTTCATTTATGGGTGAATATCTTATATTAAatcattgttttatttcattcatgaattcaatttttttcagaaacaaaGGATGGTTGTGAATACTCCAAATCACTTTCAAATTGCTTGAATCTAGATTTAGAATGAACGTTATCTTTTGAGCACTCGTCACTATTGCATAGAATTGCAGTGtactaataaatatttttaattagttGTTTACCAGTCTTCTCaatcatgaaaataaaaatgcagaatatttatatgTATCCCTGAGaatgatgaataaatgaaaaaattctctgacatatgcttcctctaccTTCGCTCCTTATAGTTTACAGTACCTATGTACTTTTCTTTCGGTCTTTGACCAtgatttgcaagtggttttgtTGCCTGTTAGTTGTaaatcatccatgtatagcaaatgattaa
It includes:
- the LOC123680916 gene encoding TBC1 domain family member 5 homolog A-like isoform X2, which produces MSLVELISIFLLLLNAHFALSSSDKLSDALKNNSMTENPNNNSSMDADNILRKEARKLLNECGVEITSDENSYSDRKENSRTKKSKNQNANKHSNFQNNSESDESNESREQNYHNGHINRRKQNFNGKYKKNDNRNNHNNNNKQNNRNSNNEDNNDDENDSNDNDGSEEDYDSSDKKYNREYDNHNNRRNNHRGNNNEDGNDNNNDNNNNKRKNENSSNRNRFFGSSSNYNYNDNNKNDYNSNGGYGNYHSSGYDSNRNQGSYGSNDGNGYDTRGFGGYARSLSSYFHNNFKNNDDIGILRYKRSGTNEEQCISQCVFGYLQMLDDDRFPSETLVIKWLQERLQNDMKRIKTLREARKCFGKLSFMETKDGCEYSKSLSNCLNLDLE
- the LOC123680916 gene encoding GATA zinc finger domain-containing protein 14-like isoform X1, yielding MSLVELISIFLLLLNAHFALSSSDKLSDALKNNSMTENPNNNSSMDADNILRKEARKLLNECGVEITSDENSYSDRKENSRTKKSKNQNANKHSNFQNNSESDESNESREQNYHNGHINRRKQNFNGKYKKNDNRNNHNNNNKQNNRNSNNEDNNDDENDSNDNDGSEEDYDSSDKKYNREYDNHNNRRNNHRGNNNEDGNDNNNDNNNNKRKNENSSNRNRFFGSSSNYNYNDNNKNDYNSNGGYGNYHSSGYDSNRNQGSYGSNDGNDPNCNTYNRNNNYGSYDYNSRGNGYDTRGFGGYARSLSSYFHNNFKNNDDIGILRYKRSGTNEEQCISQCVFGYLQMLDDDRFPSETLVIKWLQERLQNDMKRIKTLREARKCFGKLSFMETKDGCEYSKSLSNCLNLDLE